One genomic region from Argentina anserina chromosome 2, drPotAnse1.1, whole genome shotgun sequence encodes:
- the LOC126782137 gene encoding protein PLASTID MOVEMENT IMPAIRED 1: MAAAENSSGAGRRNSNTQLLEELEALSESLYQSHTSTTTTRRTASLALPRSSVPSIPSKDEIYAGAKSEDIKASVKPLRRRLSLSPWRSRPNDDEQKDRGKGTSSTNQLELKSNTEEERSSSTEKKGIWNWKPIRAISHIGMHKISCLFSVEVVTAQGLPASMNGLRLSICVRKKESKDGAVQTMPSRVTQGAADFEETLFFRCHVYCSSGQGKPMKFESRPFWIYVFAVDAQELDFGRNSVDLSQLIQESIEKSHEGTRIRQWDKSFRLSGKAKGGELVLKLGFQIMEKDGGVGIYSQAEDLKSAKSKTFSSSFARKQSKTSFSVPSPKISSREAWTPSKLGQSVHDLHGIDELNLDEPKPVPISSSSSEPKPKEPEVQKVEDLDLPDFEVVDKGVEFQDKEEEYGDAQSEISLDEKSATSSEVVKEILQDQVHVTRLTELDSIAQQIKALESMMGEEKIVTKDEESGSQRLEADEETVTKEFLQMLEAEEIINEYKLTQSDIPPLQLEGAAEASAEAESEVFLPDLGKSLGCVVQTRDGGYLAAMNTLDTVVARKDTPKLAMQISKPFVLPWDQSISGFELFQRIAAIGPDELNSQISTLMSMDDLMDKTAEQIAFEGIASAIIQGRNKEGASSSAARTIASVKTMATAMSAGRKERISTGIWNVNENPFTAEEILAFSMQKIESMALEALKIQAEMAEEEAPFDVSPLIGTTATGGKVQNQPLASSISLEDWIKDHSLVSADDLLQPGDGHAETITLAVVVQLRDPLRRYEAVGGPIIAVIYATRADNTAVVEHYEEEKRFKVASLHVGGLKVRSRGGQRNAWDSEKQRLTAMQWLVSYGLAKAGKKAKQSAKSPDLLWSISSRVMADMWLKYMRNPDVKFIN; this comes from the coding sequence ATGGCAGCAGCAGAGAATTCATCAGGTGCAGGCAGGAGGAATTCCAACACTCAACTCCTGGAAGAGCTCGAAGCGCTCAGTGAATCACTCTACCAATCCCACACGTCCACCACTACCACTCGAAGAACTGCCTCCCTTGCTCTTCCAAGAAGCTCAGTTCCTTCAATCCCATCCAAAGATGAAATTTATGCAGGGGCTAAATCTGAGGACATCAAAGCTAGTGTTAAACCGCTGAGAAGGCGTTTGTCTTTGTCGCCTTGGCGCTCACGTCCGAATGATGATGAGCAGAAAGATCGCGGCAAGGGGACAAGTAGTACTAATCAGTTGGAGTTGAAGAGCAATACGGAGGAGGAGAGATCAAGTAGTACTGAGAAGAAGGGTATTTGGAACTGGAAGCCGATTCGTGCTATATCCCACATTGGAATGCATAAGATCAGCTGCTTATTTTCAGTAGAGGTTGTCACTGCGCAAGGCCTACCTGCTTCAATGAATGGCCTGCGTCTTTCGATTTGTGTGAGGAAGAAGGAGAGCAAAGACGGAGCAGTTCAGACAATGCCATCAAGGGTCACACAAGGAGCTGCAGATTTTGAAGAGACCCTTTTCTTCAGATGCCATGTGTATTGTAGTTCTGGCCAAGGGAAACCGATGAAGTTTGAGTCACGGCCCTTTTGGATATATGTGTTTGCAGTTGATGCTCAGGAGCTTGATTTCGGGAGAAACTCCGTGGATTTGAGTCAACTAATTCAGGAGTCCATTGAGAAGAGCCATGAAGGTACACGAATTCGCCAGTGGGATAAGAGTTTTAGATTGTCAGGGAAGGCGAAAGGTGGAGAGCTAGTTCTGAAGTTGGGGTTTCAGATTATGGAGAAAGATGGAGGAGTTGGAATCTATAGTCAAGCTGAGGATTTGAAGAGTGCTAAATCCAAGACATTCTCATCTTCTTTCGCAAGGAAGCAGTCTAAGACTTCTTTTAGTGTGCCTAGTCCAAAAATATCAAGCAGAGAAGCATGGACTCCTTCAAAATTAGGACAATCTGTTCATGACCTTCATGGAATCGATGAGCTGAATCTCGATGAGCCAAAACCCGTTCCAatatcttcctcctcttcagaACCGAAGCCAAAAGAACCAGAAGTGCAGAAGGTAGAGGATCTTGATCTTCCGGATTTTGAAGTAGTGGATAAGGGAGTGGAATTCCAAGACAAGGAAGAGGAATATGGAGATGCACAATCAGAAATATCCCTTGATGAAAAATCAGCAACATCAAGCGAGGTTGTTAAGGAAATTCTGCAAGACCAGGTGCATGTAACAAGGTTGACAGAGCTGGACTCAATTGCTCAGCAGATTAAAGCTCTTGAATCTATGATGggagaagaaaaaattgtCACCAAGGACGAAGAAAGCGGATCACAAAGATTGGAGGCAGACGAAGAAACAGTTACCAAGGAGTTCCTTCAAATGCTTGAGGCCGAGGAGATCATAAATGAGTATAAGCTCACCCAAAGTGATATTCCACCACTACAGCTTGAAGGAGCTGCTGAGGCTTCAGCAGAGGCTGAATCTGAAGTATTCCTTCCTGATCTAGGAAAGAGCTTAGGCTGTGTAGTTCAAACCAGAGATGGAGGATACTTGGCAGCCATGAATACTCTGGATACTGTGGTAGCAAGGAAAGATACACCAAAACTTGCCATGCAAATATCGAAACCATTTGTTTTGCCATGGGACCAGTCCATAAGTGGTTTCGAATTGTTCCAACGGATCGCAGCCATTGGACCCGATGAATTGAATTCCCAAATTTCAACTCTCATGAGCATGGATGATCTGATGGATAAAACTGCAGAACAGATAGCTTTTGAAGGCATTGCTTCCGCAATCATCCAAGGGAGGAATAAAGAAGGTGCAAGCTCAAGTGCTGCACGAACCATTGCTTCTGTGAAAACCATGGCAACTGCAATGAGTGCAGGTAGGAAAGAAAGGATTTCCACAGGGATTTGGAATGTGAATGAAAACCCATTTACAGCAGAGGAGATTCTTGCATTCTCAATGCAGAAAATTGAGTCCATGGCTCTTGAAGCTTTGAAGATTCAGGCCGAAATGGCAGAGGAAGAAGCCCCATTTGATGTTTCACCGTTGATTGGTACCACAGCAACTGGAGGAAAAGTTCAAAATCAACCACTTGCTTCTTCTATATCGCTTGAGGACTGGATCAAAGACCACAGCTTGGTCAGTGCTGATGACTTATTACAACCAGGCGACGGCCATGCCGAGACAATCACACTGGCAGTGGTTGTTCAGCTGAGGGATCCATTAAGGCGGTATGAGGCTGTAGGAGGCCCAATCATTGCAGTTATCTACGCAACACGAGCTGATAACACCGCTGTAGTAGAACATTatgaggaggagaagagattCAAAGTGGCAAGTTTGCATGTTGGAGGGTTGAAGGTGAGATCAAGAGGTGGTCAGAGAAATGCATGGGATAGTGAGAAGCAGAGACTAACTGCAATGCAGTGGCTGGTGTCTTATGGATTGGCAAAGGCAGGGAAGAAAGCCAAACAAAGTGCGAAAAGTCCAGATCTGTTATGGAGCATTTCATCAAGAGTAATGGCTGATATGTGGCTCAAATACATGAGAAACCCAGACGTAAAGTTTATAAATTGA
- the LOC126783495 gene encoding sister chromatid cohesion protein PDS5 homolog B-like, which translates to MAESALLLVAKIGNQLRRQTRPNKDSVVKSLREATAAFAEIEQPSGSNKKDATRKLEAAIEPLKETIVKGLLRHRDKDVRLLVAICATEIMRLMSPEPPFEDKDLRDVFKLLVSVFAELGDTANSLFSRRAKIVEIVAKLKCCVIMLDIEFVYVLKFLSLPSS; encoded by the exons ATGGCCGAGTCCGCCTTGCTACTCGTCGCCAAAATCGGCAACCAGCTCCGCCGTCAGACCCGCCCCAACAAGGATTCCGTCGTCAAATCCCTCCGA GAAGCTACAGCCGCTTTCGCCGAGATAGAGCAGCCTTCAGGCTCCAACAAGAAGGATGCTACTCGGAAACTAGAGGCGGCGATTGAGCCTCTGAAGGAAACCATTGTTAAAGGCTTGCTCCGCCACCGGGATAAGGATGTGAGGCTTTTAGTGGCCATCTGCGCCACTGAGATTATGAGGCTCATGTCGCCGGAGCCGCCTTTTGAGGATAAAGATCTCAGA GATGTGTTTAAGCTACTTGTGAGTGTGTTTGCTGAGCTAGGTGATACCGCAAACTCGCTGTTTTCGAGGAGGGCTAAGATTGTGGAGATTGTTGCCAAGTTGAAATGTTGTGTGATCATGTTGgacattgagtttgtttatgttttgaaATTTCTTTCTTTACCTTCTAGCTGA
- the LOC126783494 gene encoding uncharacterized protein LOC126783494 → MMYKFIKCQLLILWLLVFLQSNSRSHAQSCFDEHLVQRVVQIFKSNICLPSSTVPKDGRKCQENSTKSNVIKGDIGTGTGHRRKQAFFPGALGSDGNGASKKSEFSLGKEVVSSCDSVATESSLDDQNVRRSTTALMENVNVNRSIDKEHSNHPSKYKFTRESSADILTELLETDSGETLTDESLKERVRNTMI, encoded by the exons ATGATGTATAAATTCATTAAATGCCAACTTCTAATCTTGTGGCTACTTGTTTTTTTGCAGTCTAATTCTAGGAGCCATGCTCAATCATGTTTCGATGAGCACTTGGTCCAAAGAGTAGTTCAAATATTTAAATCTAACATCTGTTTG CCTTCAAGTACTGTTCCTAAAGATGGGCGGAAGTGTCAAGAGAATAGCACAAAATCTAATGTTATCAAGGGTGACATAGGGACAGGTACAGGACATAGGCGAAAACAGGCATTCTTTCCAGGTGCCCTTGGATCAGATGGAAATGGGGCATCTAAAAAGTCTGAGTTTAGTCTGGGGAAAGAAGTAGTTTCATCTTGTGATTCTGTAGCTACAGAATCATCTCTGGATGATCAGAATGTGAGAAGAAGTACCACTGCTCTGATGGAAAATGTTAATGTGAATAGGAGCATCGATAAGGAACATTCTAATCATCCCAGTAAATACAAG TTCACACGTGAGAGTAGTGCGGATATACTAACTGAACTCTTGGAAACTGATAGCGGGGAAACTTTAACTGATGAGTCGCTGAAGGAAAGGGTAAGGAATACTATgatttga
- the LOC126782072 gene encoding long chain acyl-CoA synthetase 9, chloroplastic, whose product MVPTYVVGALVPLVLTLLLQKSKKEKKRGLLVNVGGEPGYAIRNHHSDSPVESAWEGISTLAELFEQSCGKFQNKCFLGTRALLAREVEVTKDGRSFEKLHLGDYEWLTYKKAFEVVCNFASGLSQIGHKKEERVAIFADTREEWFLALQGCFRRNVTVVTIYASLGEEALCHSLNETEVTTVICGHKELEKLVAISGQLDTVKNIICMDDEIPSSASSAESRWRINTFADVEKIGRENPVDPDLPVPADIAVIMYTSGSTGLPKGVMMTHANVLAVTSAVMTIVPGIGTKDIYMAYLPLAHILELAAENVMVAAGSAIGYGSPLTLTDTSSKIKKGTKGDATTLLPTLLTAVPAILDRVRDGVLNKVNAKGGLSKKLFELAYARRLSAVNGSWFGAWGLERILWDFLVFRKVRAILGGRIRYMLSGGAPLSGDTQRFINICIGTSIGQGYGLTETCAGGTFSEFGDTSVGRVGAPLPCSFIKLIDWPEGGYLITDSPLPRGEIVIGGPNVTVGYFKNGEKTNESYKVDERGMRWFHTGDIGQIHADGCLEIIDRRKDIVKLQHGEYVSLGKVEAALSVCRYIDNIMVHADPFHSYCVALVVASRITVEDWAAKRGIDFSEFSDLCEKEETRKEVQASLLSEAKKARLQKFEIPAKIKLLSEPWTPESGLVTSALKLKRDVIRKAFSEDLSKLYA is encoded by the exons ATGGTTCCCACCTATGTTGTTGGTGCCCTTGTGCCGCTTGTGTTAACTCTTCTGCTTCAGAAGTcgaaaaaggagaagaaaaggGGTTTGCTTGTTAATGTTGGTGGGGAGCCTGGCTATGCAATCCGGAACCATCATTCGGATTCCCCGGTGGAGTCAGCTTGGGAAGGGATTTCAACTCTTGCTGAGCTTTTTGAGCAGTCATGCGGGAAGTTTCAAAACAAATGCTTTCTTGGAACCAGGGCATTGTTGGCGAGGGAGGTAGAAGTTACAAAGGATGGGAGGTCCTTTGAGAAGCTTCACTTGGGAGACTATGAGTGGTTAACTTATAAAAAAGCTTTTGAAGTTGTGTGCAACTTTGCTTCTGGTTTGAGTCAAATTGGACATAAAAAGGAAGAACGAGTAGCAATCTTTGCCGACACTAGAGAGGAGTGGTTCCTTGCATTGCAG GGTTGTTTCAGGCGCAATGTCACTGTTGTTACTATATATGCATCTCTTGGAGAGGAGGCTCTATGTCACTCATTAAATgag ACAGAAGTTACAACTGTAATTTGTGGGCACAAAGAACTGGAGAAACTTGTAGCCATAAGTGGACAGCTTGACACAGTGAAGAACATCATATGCATGGATGATGAGATCCCATCTAGTGCTTCATCTGCTGAGAGCAGGTGGAGAATCAATACGTTTGCAGATGTTGAGAAAATTGGACGAGAAAACCCTGTTGATCCTGATTTACCCGTACCTGCAGATATAGCGGTCATTATGTATACAAGTGGAAGTACAGGATTGCCCAAG GGTGTAATGATGACACATGCTAATGTCCTAGCTGTTACTTCTGCCGTCATGACCATTGTCCCTGGCATCGGCACTAAGGATATCTATATGGCATATCTTCCCCTAGCTCATATCCTGGAACTAGCAGCGGAG AATGTAATGGTTGCTGCGGGAAGTGCTATAGGGTATGGATCTCCTTTGACTCTTACAGATACGTCAAGTAAGATAAAAAAGGGAACAAAGGGGGATGCAACTACACTTTTGCCAACTTTATTGACAGCTGTTCCTGCAATTCTTGATCGTGTTCGAGATGGGGTGCTCAATAAG GTAAATGCAAAAGGTGGGCTATCCAAGAAATTGTTTGAGTTGGCGTATGCTCGTAGGTTGTCTGCTGTGAATGGCAGCTGGTTTGGGGCTTGGGGCCTGGAAAGGATTCTGTGGGATTTTCTTGTGTTTAGAAAGGTCCGTGCAATTCTAGGAGGTCGCATCCGTTACATGCTATCTGGTGGTGCTCCTCTTTCTGGTGATACTCAAAGATTCATTAACATTTGCATTGG TACTTCAATTGGTCAAGGGTATGGTCTCACAGAAACTTGCGCTGGTGGAACATTCTCAGAGTTTGGTGACACCTCTGTTGGTCGTGTTGGAGCTCCACTTCCCTGCTCGTTTATCAAG CTAATTGATTGGCCCGAAGGAGGTTATCTGATTACTGATTCCCCACTGCCTCGTGGAGAGATTGTCATTGGTGGTCCAAATGTTACAGTCGGTTATTTcaaaaatggagaaaaaaCGAACGAGTCATACAAG GTTGACGAGAGAGGAATGAGGTGGTTCCATACAGGTGATATTGGGCAAATCCATGCTGATGGTTGCCTTGAGATAATAGACCGCAGGAAAGATATAGTTAAGCTTCAACATGGGGAGTATGTCTCCTTGGGAAAG GTTGAGGCTGCTCTTTCAGTATGCCGCTATATTGACAATATCATGGTGCATGCTGATCCCTTTCATAGTTACTGTGTTGCTCTTGTGGTTGCTTCTCGAATCACAGTGGAAGATTGGGCCGCAAAGCGAGGGATTGATTTTAGTGAGTTTTCAGACTTGTGTGAGAAAGAAGAAACCAGAAAAGAAGTGCAGGCATCATTGTTATCG GAAGCAAAGAAGGCGCGTTTGCAGAAGTTTGAGATCCCTGCAAAAATCAAATTGCTTTCCGAGCCTTGGACTCCTGAAAGTGGCCTGGTCACCTCAGCTCTCAAGCTCAAGAGAGATGTcatccgtaaggctttctctgAAGACCTCTCCAAGTTATatgcttga
- the LOC126784366 gene encoding uncharacterized protein LOC126784366, whose protein sequence is MNMNMNNGYREPDNSFCYFHPKEVVVGVCALCLTERLLILAAKKGHHRSTQSFSHRPISLPKIFAFGSFLNRKPDYLDQEASTSQEDSFISIKFEENGVASWEKNKASKVSLDHCNMPWNHTFSKDSTETKSVIEHGKSHTPLRWRKRLGHLFQLNRWKRSNKSTVCHVSNKVEGVKVRKGWIRSLTKRRGSME, encoded by the exons ATGAACATGAACATGAACAATGGCTACAGAGAACCAGACAACTCATTTTGTTATTTCCACCCCAAGGAGGTTGTTGTGGGAGTCTGTGCACTCTGCTTGACTGAGAGGCTTCTCATCTTAGCAGCCAAAAAAGGCCACCATAGAAGCACCCAGAGCTTCTCTCACAGACCCATTTCTCTTCCAAAGATCTTTGCTTTCGGCTCCTTCCTCAATCGCAAGCCAGATTACTTGGATCAGGAAGCTTCTACCAGCCAAGAag ATTCATTCATATCAATCAAGTTTGAAGAGAATGGAGTTGCCTCGTGGGAGAAGAACAAGGCTTCCAAAGTGTCTTTAGACCATTGCAACATGCCCTGGAATCACACCTTTAGCAAAGACTCCACGGAGACCAAGAGTGTGATAGAGCATGGGAAATCTCATACTCCACTTAGGTGGCGAAAGCGGCTTGGACATCTCTTCCAGCTCAATAGATGGAAGAGATCCAACAAGAGCACAGTTTGCCATGTGAGCAACAAGGTAGAAGGAGTCAAGGTAAGGAAGGGCTGGATAAGAAGTCTGACAAAGAGGAGAGGGTCCATGGAATAA
- the LOC126783493 gene encoding uncharacterized protein LOC126783493 has product MTAPWYQSKTPTPTVATVQTSLSQLRRTPQNDAVCRLSTCSLDSMAPPLTTDSPLSRRLVRSFLDFLNSVEPGDGVNVEGLQIARECLEEAFKLNTSPLPAGEPGVEPESLVEMFSSLGKGKVPENVASHGQGSVPATSSSAGQDAAGANVSKAPKSLGQDLTGKKHDLGESRDALFMQFFSALERTCYFVPLLDGSDDPVKLEKATQFFCDALNEMEKSGCEEFSPKYLAETLKTQGNKAMQSKLYTKAIELYDCAIALCENNAVYRCNRAAAYTQIHKYSEAVRDCLRSIEIDPNYSKAYSRLGLAYYAIGNYREAIDKGFKKALQLDPNNEAVKENIRVAELKLIEQQQRSGSHQNSRSFSFSSSQGASSPFGSMPFNTGSGSADFANMFMNMAANAYQGQHSQDSPGGDHSSNGNGVDEPEIRVDSMNVNLGELPAELSGALQSVMQMFSGAATNGNGRDTPNEGPRPN; this is encoded by the exons ATGACGGCAccctggtatcagagcaaaaCACCAACCCCCACAGTCGCGACGGTCCAAACCAGTCTCAGCCAACTTCGCAGAACCCCCCAAAACGACGCCGTCTGCCGACTCAGCACATGCTCCCTTGACTCCATGGCTCCGCCGTTGACCACCGATTCTCCCCTCTCTCGCCGCCTCGTCCGTTCCTTCTTGGATTTCCTCAACTCCG TTGAACCTGGAGATGGTGTTAATGTTGAGGGCTTACAGATTGCAAGGGAATGTCTGGAAGAGGCTTTCAAGCTTAACACCTCTCCTCTTCCAGCTGGTGAGCCTGGGGTTGAACCGGAATCGCTAGTCGAAATGTTTAGCTCACTTGGAAAGGGCAAGGTTCCGGAGAATGTAGCCTCTCATGGTCAGGGGTCCGTGCCGGCTACTAGCTCATCGGCTGGTCAGGATGCTGCGGGTGCCAATGTCTCAAAGGCACCGAAATCTCTG GGTCAGGATTTGACGGGTAAAAAACATGATTTAG GGGAGTCCAGAGATGCTCTGTTCATGCAATTCTTTTCCGCACTTGAGAGGACTTGTTACTTTGTGCCCTTGCTTGATGGTAGTGATGATCCAGTGAAATTGGAGAAAGCAACTCAATTTTTCTGTGACGCTTTAAAT GAGATGGAAAAATCTGGTTGTGAGGAATTCAGTCCTAAATACTTGGCGGAGACGTTGAAAACACAAG gTAACAAGGCCATGCAATCAAAGCTGTATACCAAGGCCATCGAGTTGTATGACTGTGCTATTGCACTTTGTGAAAATAATGCTGTTTACCGCTGTAACAG GGCTGCTGCTTACACTCAGATACACAAGTATTCTGAAGCAGTCAGAGATTGCCTTAGATCTATAGAGATTGACCCAAACTATAGCAAGGCATATAGTCGTCTGGGATTAGCTTATTATGCAATAGGGAACTACCGTGAGGCTATTGATAAGGGATTTAAGAAAG CCTTGCAATTGGATCCAAATAATGAAGCTGTCAAAGAAAATATTCGG GTGGCTGAGCTGAAATTGATAGAGCAGCAACAACGGTCAGGATCGCATCAG AACTCAAGGTCATTTTCCTTCAGTAGCAGCCAGGGTGCATCATCTCCATTTGGTTCTATGCCATTCAATACAGGTTCTGGTTCTGCTGATTTTGCAAATATGTTCATGAACATGGCTGCCAATGCATACCAAGGACAGCATTCTCAAGATAGCCCAGGTGGTGACCATAGCAGCAATGGTAATGGAGTTGATGAACCAGAAATAAGGGTTGACAGCATGAATGTTAATTTGGGAGAATTGCCCGCAGAGCTGTCTGGAGCTTTACAATCTGTGATGCAAATGTTTTCTGGGGCAGCAACCAACGGAAATGGGCGGGACACTCCAAATGAAGGACCAAGACCAAACTAA